In the Mastacembelus armatus chromosome 17, fMasArm1.2, whole genome shotgun sequence genome, one interval contains:
- the LOC113133744 gene encoding zinc finger protein 429-like isoform X3, producing the protein MKGKYIVNESCLLQLFCHKCPSCGSKIQIEKITCGLLITLNQQCLQCEYRNQWKSQISASVPTADDQHLTGGTEETPGTQKKLPTGDKPSSTVFSEILTFSDEESNPSAKREEADEVGVSSDREGNPTEDISLVEEPTKESEEGSEYEDEEEEEDFDSPSGLKINELCTECGSFFNIIKPHVCEHKIKPYSCNICGKRCVTEISLKTHSKIHDETYEHPCKYCHVTFKRRVDKIKHEQLHQDSKDPYKCPDCPKTFATNIERKIHLTNHRTPNVFICGVCGIEFKDVHHLRRHSVVHTGLKPYKCSVCQRAFNQPSHLKSHMRLHTGERPYKCQQCDKCFNHNVSLKSHVQRYHTSSSGRERQEDKTDQTASDTSDAEDNGKKKGYDSESDNIEEQDTEEEAQRERTALPKRRKRYTGGPRGRPNRNAKNLGQVGQKGDKKTVKTKVQKIKKSSEEDEQSDCGIPFDSAEEEEEEEEKEMEKESTQASKRRSKNDRDSVYDSQEEIKKKRYSSQFSGKGSGMCRGRPTKNVVT; encoded by the exons ATGAAAGGAAAGTACATTGTGAATGAAAGCTGCTTGCTCCAGTTGTTTTGCCACAAGTGCCCCTCATGTGGCTCTAAAATTCAGATAGAAAAGATCACCTGTGGGTTACTGATCACCTTGAACCAGCAGTGCCTTCAATGTGAGTACAGAAACCAATGGAAAAGCCAGATTAGTGCCAGTGTCCCGACAGCTGACGATCAGCACCTCACAGGAGGCACAGAAGAAACTCCAGGGACCCAAAAG AAATTGCCAACAGGTGACAAGCCCAGCAGTACAGTTTTCTCTGAGATTCTTACTTTTAGTGATGAAGAAAGTAATCCCTCAGCTAAAAGAGAAGAAGCTGATGAAGTTGGGGTGAGTTCAGACAGGGAGGGGAATCCAACTGAGGATATTTCACTGGTTGAGGAGCCCACAAAGGAATCCGAGGAAGGAAGTGAAtatgaagatgaagaagaggaagaagatttTGATTCCCCTAGTGGCCTCAAAATTAATGAGCTCTGCACAGAGTGTGGAAGTTTTTTCAATATTATCAAGCCCCACGTCTGTGAACACAAAATAAAGCCCTATTCCTGCAATATTTGTGGCAAAAGATGCGTTACTGAGATATCTCTGAAAACCCATAGCAAAATCCATGACGAAACCTATGAGCATCCTTGCAAATACTGCCATGTTACCTTCAAAAGAAGGGTGGACAAAATTAAACACGAACAGCTCCATCAGGATAGCAAAGACCCCTATAAATGCCCCGACTGTCCGAAGACATTTGCCACCAACATAGAACGCAAAATCCACCTGACAAATCACAGAACCCCGAACGTGTTCATATGTGGAGTTTGTGGAATTGAATTTAAGGATGTTCATCATCTCCGGAGACACTCTGTCGTGCACACGGGATTGAAGCCGTACAAATGTTCAGTGTGCCAGCGTGCCTTCAACCAGCCAAGCCACCTAAAATCGCACATGCGTCTGCACACAGGGGAGAGGCCTTACAAGTGTCAGCAGTGTGACAAATGTTTCAATCACAATGTGAGCTTGAAGAGTCATGTCCAGCGTTATCACACATCGAGCTCTGGACGTGAACGGCAGGAGGATAAGACTGATCAAACGGCTAGCGACACCAGTGATGCTGAGgacaatggaaagaaaaaaggataTGACTCGGAGTCTGACAATATAGAAGAACAAGATACAGAAGAGGAGGCGCAGAGGGAGAGAACAGCTTTaccaaaaaggagaaaaaggtACACAGGTGGACCCAGAGGAAGGCCTAACAGAAACGCAAAGAATTTAGGTCAGGTAGGGCAAAAGGGAGACAAAAAGACTGTTAAAACAAAGGTTCAGAAGATAAAGAAATCCAGTGAGGAGGATGAGCAGTCAGACTGCGGCATACCCTTCGAttcagcagaggaggaggaggaggaagaagagaaggagatggAAAAGGAGAGCACACAGGCATCAAAAAGACGATCAAAAAACGACAGAGACTCTGTTTATGACTCACAAgaagaaattaagaaaaaaagatacAGTAGTCAGTTCAGTGGTAAGGGCTCAGGAATGTGTAGGGGAAGACCAACGAAGAATGTAGTTACCTGA
- the LOC113134313 gene encoding serendipity locus protein delta-like, with protein MCSVLECGSWSRGVQRFKVPEDPEKRLEWVQFLFEVNGQRLKESSWTDITICSEHFAEDCFEHLTPAGTVQVKPDAVPSLCPKSEPEEPLEIPKHEEEPVETTERALCCDEIKMCDSLTNFSEDSGLTSIAVPESPVPSDTPDVFTLDYEQMLQKIVNIDMIREKAALLQMKGKYVVNEKHLIKLFSSKCPSCGSKVKMEKVIHGTVLVLNQQCLQCEYRNQWKSQMDANVPSAEDAELTGATEVPLEVESTDDNHSSGTGSDIALNDEESDFMDVTEGSGDEVHMESDDDWNPKELQDEFEEESEDDDDLRYGPRVSQLCTECGVFINKSRSHTCEHKMKPYSCTICGKRCANELALTNHSRIHDENYEFCCKYCYVTFKTKVDKITHEQIHLTEGKPHECPDCSETFATNKQRRNHLKGHRGPKKFKCHTCGMEFYSSLPLERHLVVHTGEKPFNCSVCQRGFNQAGHLKSHMRLHTGERPFNCQHCDKCFTHNVSLKSHIQRYHTSSSGLKRKEEKTNEGASDTGDSQDGNESGADSELDNVEEEQDKEKKVEKKRIRRVKQYRKSTGRPIGRPKRNATGNLVLASEIQGQGSNSTSTKSTACKLKRTHCSDEESEAEPKKTNISIDITEENWERSEKMTLRTSRSRRKPKTWGSDSDFES; from the exons ATGTGCTCTGTCCTCGAATGTGGTTCGTGGAGTCGCGGTGTGCAGCGGTTTAAGGTACCAGAGGATCCAGAGAAGAGACTGGAGTGGGTTCAGTTTCTCTTCGAAGTCAATGGCCAAAGACTTAAAGAATCGTCCTGGACTGATATCACCATCTGCAGTGAACACTTCGCAGAGGACTGTTTTGAACACCTGACCCCGGCTGGCACGGTCCAGGTAAAGCCTGATGCTGTCCCATCACTGTGTCCCAAGTCCGAGCCAGAAGAACCTCTGGAGATCCCCAAACATGAG GAGGAGCCAGTGGAAACCACAGAAAGAGCGTTATGTTgtgatgaaattaaaatgtgtgataGTCTAACCAACTTTTCTGAAGACTCAGGACTAACTTCAATTG CTGTTCCAGAAAGCCCTGTGCCAAGTGATACTCCAGATGTGTTCACCCTTGATTATgaacaaatgctacaaaaaattGTGAATATTGATATGATCAGGGAAAA aGCTGCACTTCTTCAGATGAAAGGGAAGTATGTTGTAAATGAAAAGCACCTCATCAAGTTATTTAGCAGTAAGTGCCCATCATGCGGTTCAAAAGTGAAGATGGAGAAAGTTATCCATGGCACAGTCCTTGTGCTGAACCAGCAGTGCCTTCAGTGTGAGTACAGAAACCAATGGAAAAGCCAGATGGATGCAAATGTCCCATCAGCTGAAGATGCAGAGCTGACAGGAGCCACAGAAGTACCTTTAGAG GTAGAGTCAACAGATGACAACCACAGCAGCGGCACAGGCTCAGATATCGCTCTTAATGATGAGGAGAGTGATTTCATGGACGTAACAGAGGGATCAGGTGATGAAGTTCACATGGAGTCAGACGATGACTGGAATCCAAAGGAGCTTCAGGATGAATTTGAAGAGGAaagtgaagatgatgatgatcttCGATATGGCCCCAGAGTCAGTCAGCTCTGCACAGAGTGTGGGGTGTTTATCAATAAATCGCGATCTCATACATGTGAGCACAAAATGAAGCCCTACTCTTGCACTATTTGTGGGAAGAGATGTGCTAATGAGTTGGCTCTAACTAATCATAGCAGAATCCATGATGAAAACTATGAGTTTTGCTGCAAATATTGCTATGttactttcaaaacaaaagtggaCAAGATCACTCACGAGCAGATCCACCTAACGGAAGGAAAACCCCATGAATGTCCTGACTGTTCTGAGACATTTGCCACAAATAAGCAACGCAGAAACCACCTGAAAGGTCACAGAGGTCCTAAGAAATTTAAATGTCACACCTGTGGGATGGAATTTTACAGCTCCCTTCCTCTAGAGAGGCACTTAGTTGTacacacaggagagaagccATTCAATTGCTCAGTGTGCCAACGTGGCTTCAACCAAGCAGGCCACCTGAAATCTCACATGCGTCTGCACACAGGGGAGAGGCCTTTTAACTGTCAGCATTGTGACAAATGCTTCACTCACAACGTGAGTTTGAAGAGTCACATCCAGCGTTACCACACATCGAGCTCTGGACTTAAGcggaaggaagaaaaaacaaatgaagggGCAAGTGACACTGGTGATTCTCAGGATGGGAACGAGAGCGGTGCGGACTCAGAGCTTGACAATGTAGAGGAAGAACAGGATAAAGAAAAGAAGGTGGAGAAGAAGAGAATACGTAGAGTTAAACAGtataggaaaagcacaggtagACCCATAGGAAGGCCTAAAAGAAATGCAACAGGCAACTTGGTCCTGGCCAGTGAAATTCAAGGCCAGGGTTCAAACTCTACCTCTACCAAATCAACGGCATGCAAGTTAAAGAGAACACATTGCAGTGATGAAGAAAGTGAGGCTGAGCCGAAGAAAACCAACATCTCCATTGACATAACAGAGGAGAACTGGGAGAGGAGTGAGAAAATGACACTGAGAACAAGCAGATctagaagaaaaccaaaaacatggGGCAGTGATTCTGATTTTGAGTCTTAA
- the LOC113133744 gene encoding zinc finger protein 429-like isoform X2, translating into MCSVLGCGSWSRGVQRFKVPEDPEKRLEWVQFLFEVNGQRLKESSWTDITICSEHFAEDCFEHLTPAGTVQVKPDAVPSLCPKSEPEEPLEIPKHEEPVETTEVANAVTSGYFHMQQTVMNTDLSKEKAALLQMKGKYIVNESCLLQLFCHKCPSCGSKIQIEKITCGLLITLNQQCLQCEYRNQWKSQISASVPTADDQHLTGGTEETPGTQKKLPTGDKPSSTVFSEILTFSDEESNPSAKREEADEVGVSSDREGNPTEDISLVEEPTKESEEGSEYEDEEEEEDFDSPSGLKINELCTECGSFFNIIKPHVCEHKIKPYSCNICGKRCVTEISLKTHSKIHDETYEHPCKYCHVTFKRRVDKIKHEQLHQDSKDPYKCPDCPKTFATNIERKIHLTNHRTPNVFICGVCGIEFKDVHHLRRHSVVHTGLKPYKCSVCQRAFNQPSHLKSHMRLHTGERPYKCQQCDKCFNHNVSLKSHVQRYHTSSSGRERQEDKTDQTASDTSDAEDNGKKKGYDSESDNIEEQDTEEEAQRERTALPKRRKRYTGGPRGRPNRNAKNLGQVGQKGDKKTVKTKVQKIKKSSEEDEQSDCGIPFDSAEEEEEEEEKEMEKESTQASKRRSKNDRDSVYDSQEEIKKKRYSSQFSGKGSGMCRGRPTKNVVT; encoded by the exons ATGTGCTCCGTCCTCGGATGTGGTTCGTGGAGTCGCGGTGTGCAGCGGTTTAAGGTACCAGAGGATCCAGAGAAGAGACTGGAGTGGGTTCAGTTTCTCTTCGAAGTCAATGGCCAAAGACTTAAAGAATCGTCCTGGACTGATATCACCATCTGCAGTGAACACTTCGCAGAGGACTGTTTTGAACACCTGACCCCGGCTGGCACGGTCCAGGTAAAGCCTGATGCTGTCCCATCACTGTGTCCCAAGTCCGAGCCAGAAGAACCTCTGGAGATCCCCAAACATGAA gAGCCTGTGGAAACCACAGAAGTTGCCA ATGCTGTCACCTCTGGGTATTTCCACATGCAGCAAACAGTTATGAATACTGATTTGAGCAAGGAAAA agcGGCACTGCTACAGATGAAAGGAAAGTACATTGTGAATGAAAGCTGCTTGCTCCAGTTGTTTTGCCACAAGTGCCCCTCATGTGGCTCTAAAATTCAGATAGAAAAGATCACCTGTGGGTTACTGATCACCTTGAACCAGCAGTGCCTTCAATGTGAGTACAGAAACCAATGGAAAAGCCAGATTAGTGCCAGTGTCCCGACAGCTGACGATCAGCACCTCACAGGAGGCACAGAAGAAACTCCAGGGACCCAAAAG AAATTGCCAACAGGTGACAAGCCCAGCAGTACAGTTTTCTCTGAGATTCTTACTTTTAGTGATGAAGAAAGTAATCCCTCAGCTAAAAGAGAAGAAGCTGATGAAGTTGGGGTGAGTTCAGACAGGGAGGGGAATCCAACTGAGGATATTTCACTGGTTGAGGAGCCCACAAAGGAATCCGAGGAAGGAAGTGAAtatgaagatgaagaagaggaagaagatttTGATTCCCCTAGTGGCCTCAAAATTAATGAGCTCTGCACAGAGTGTGGAAGTTTTTTCAATATTATCAAGCCCCACGTCTGTGAACACAAAATAAAGCCCTATTCCTGCAATATTTGTGGCAAAAGATGCGTTACTGAGATATCTCTGAAAACCCATAGCAAAATCCATGACGAAACCTATGAGCATCCTTGCAAATACTGCCATGTTACCTTCAAAAGAAGGGTGGACAAAATTAAACACGAACAGCTCCATCAGGATAGCAAAGACCCCTATAAATGCCCCGACTGTCCGAAGACATTTGCCACCAACATAGAACGCAAAATCCACCTGACAAATCACAGAACCCCGAACGTGTTCATATGTGGAGTTTGTGGAATTGAATTTAAGGATGTTCATCATCTCCGGAGACACTCTGTCGTGCACACGGGATTGAAGCCGTACAAATGTTCAGTGTGCCAGCGTGCCTTCAACCAGCCAAGCCACCTAAAATCGCACATGCGTCTGCACACAGGGGAGAGGCCTTACAAGTGTCAGCAGTGTGACAAATGTTTCAATCACAATGTGAGCTTGAAGAGTCATGTCCAGCGTTATCACACATCGAGCTCTGGACGTGAACGGCAGGAGGATAAGACTGATCAAACGGCTAGCGACACCAGTGATGCTGAGgacaatggaaagaaaaaaggataTGACTCGGAGTCTGACAATATAGAAGAACAAGATACAGAAGAGGAGGCGCAGAGGGAGAGAACAGCTTTaccaaaaaggagaaaaaggtACACAGGTGGACCCAGAGGAAGGCCTAACAGAAACGCAAAGAATTTAGGTCAGGTAGGGCAAAAGGGAGACAAAAAGACTGTTAAAACAAAGGTTCAGAAGATAAAGAAATCCAGTGAGGAGGATGAGCAGTCAGACTGCGGCATACCCTTCGAttcagcagaggaggaggaggaggaagaagagaaggagatggAAAAGGAGAGCACACAGGCATCAAAAAGACGATCAAAAAACGACAGAGACTCTGTTTATGACTCACAAgaagaaattaagaaaaaaagatacAGTAGTCAGTTCAGTGGTAAGGGCTCAGGAATGTGTAGGGGAAGACCAACGAAGAATGTAGTTACCTGA
- the LOC113133744 gene encoding zinc finger protein 33A-like isoform X1 — protein sequence MCSVLGCGSWSRGVQRFKVPEDPEKRLEWVQFLFEVNGQRLKESSWTDITICSEHFAEDCFEHLTPAGTVQVKPDAVPSLCPKSEPEEPLEIPKHEEPVETTEVASQCDDLETNAVTSGYFHMQQTVMNTDLSKEKAALLQMKGKYIVNESCLLQLFCHKCPSCGSKIQIEKITCGLLITLNQQCLQCEYRNQWKSQISASVPTADDQHLTGGTEETPGTQKKLPTGDKPSSTVFSEILTFSDEESNPSAKREEADEVGVSSDREGNPTEDISLVEEPTKESEEGSEYEDEEEEEDFDSPSGLKINELCTECGSFFNIIKPHVCEHKIKPYSCNICGKRCVTEISLKTHSKIHDETYEHPCKYCHVTFKRRVDKIKHEQLHQDSKDPYKCPDCPKTFATNIERKIHLTNHRTPNVFICGVCGIEFKDVHHLRRHSVVHTGLKPYKCSVCQRAFNQPSHLKSHMRLHTGERPYKCQQCDKCFNHNVSLKSHVQRYHTSSSGRERQEDKTDQTASDTSDAEDNGKKKGYDSESDNIEEQDTEEEAQRERTALPKRRKRYTGGPRGRPNRNAKNLGQVGQKGDKKTVKTKVQKIKKSSEEDEQSDCGIPFDSAEEEEEEEEKEMEKESTQASKRRSKNDRDSVYDSQEEIKKKRYSSQFSGKGSGMCRGRPTKNVVT from the exons ATGTGCTCCGTCCTCGGATGTGGTTCGTGGAGTCGCGGTGTGCAGCGGTTTAAGGTACCAGAGGATCCAGAGAAGAGACTGGAGTGGGTTCAGTTTCTCTTCGAAGTCAATGGCCAAAGACTTAAAGAATCGTCCTGGACTGATATCACCATCTGCAGTGAACACTTCGCAGAGGACTGTTTTGAACACCTGACCCCGGCTGGCACGGTCCAGGTAAAGCCTGATGCTGTCCCATCACTGTGTCCCAAGTCCGAGCCAGAAGAACCTCTGGAGATCCCCAAACATGAA gAGCCTGTGGAAACCACAGAAGTTGCCAGTCAGTGTGATGATCTTGAAACAA ATGCTGTCACCTCTGGGTATTTCCACATGCAGCAAACAGTTATGAATACTGATTTGAGCAAGGAAAA agcGGCACTGCTACAGATGAAAGGAAAGTACATTGTGAATGAAAGCTGCTTGCTCCAGTTGTTTTGCCACAAGTGCCCCTCATGTGGCTCTAAAATTCAGATAGAAAAGATCACCTGTGGGTTACTGATCACCTTGAACCAGCAGTGCCTTCAATGTGAGTACAGAAACCAATGGAAAAGCCAGATTAGTGCCAGTGTCCCGACAGCTGACGATCAGCACCTCACAGGAGGCACAGAAGAAACTCCAGGGACCCAAAAG AAATTGCCAACAGGTGACAAGCCCAGCAGTACAGTTTTCTCTGAGATTCTTACTTTTAGTGATGAAGAAAGTAATCCCTCAGCTAAAAGAGAAGAAGCTGATGAAGTTGGGGTGAGTTCAGACAGGGAGGGGAATCCAACTGAGGATATTTCACTGGTTGAGGAGCCCACAAAGGAATCCGAGGAAGGAAGTGAAtatgaagatgaagaagaggaagaagatttTGATTCCCCTAGTGGCCTCAAAATTAATGAGCTCTGCACAGAGTGTGGAAGTTTTTTCAATATTATCAAGCCCCACGTCTGTGAACACAAAATAAAGCCCTATTCCTGCAATATTTGTGGCAAAAGATGCGTTACTGAGATATCTCTGAAAACCCATAGCAAAATCCATGACGAAACCTATGAGCATCCTTGCAAATACTGCCATGTTACCTTCAAAAGAAGGGTGGACAAAATTAAACACGAACAGCTCCATCAGGATAGCAAAGACCCCTATAAATGCCCCGACTGTCCGAAGACATTTGCCACCAACATAGAACGCAAAATCCACCTGACAAATCACAGAACCCCGAACGTGTTCATATGTGGAGTTTGTGGAATTGAATTTAAGGATGTTCATCATCTCCGGAGACACTCTGTCGTGCACACGGGATTGAAGCCGTACAAATGTTCAGTGTGCCAGCGTGCCTTCAACCAGCCAAGCCACCTAAAATCGCACATGCGTCTGCACACAGGGGAGAGGCCTTACAAGTGTCAGCAGTGTGACAAATGTTTCAATCACAATGTGAGCTTGAAGAGTCATGTCCAGCGTTATCACACATCGAGCTCTGGACGTGAACGGCAGGAGGATAAGACTGATCAAACGGCTAGCGACACCAGTGATGCTGAGgacaatggaaagaaaaaaggataTGACTCGGAGTCTGACAATATAGAAGAACAAGATACAGAAGAGGAGGCGCAGAGGGAGAGAACAGCTTTaccaaaaaggagaaaaaggtACACAGGTGGACCCAGAGGAAGGCCTAACAGAAACGCAAAGAATTTAGGTCAGGTAGGGCAAAAGGGAGACAAAAAGACTGTTAAAACAAAGGTTCAGAAGATAAAGAAATCCAGTGAGGAGGATGAGCAGTCAGACTGCGGCATACCCTTCGAttcagcagaggaggaggaggaggaagaagagaaggagatggAAAAGGAGAGCACACAGGCATCAAAAAGACGATCAAAAAACGACAGAGACTCTGTTTATGACTCACAAgaagaaattaagaaaaaaagatacAGTAGTCAGTTCAGTGGTAAGGGCTCAGGAATGTGTAGGGGAAGACCAACGAAGAATGTAGTTACCTGA